The following proteins are co-located in the Castanea sativa cultivar Marrone di Chiusa Pesio chromosome 8, ASM4071231v1 genome:
- the LOC142607383 gene encoding protein TOC75-3, chloroplastic isoform X1, with amino-acid sequence MHSFAAPTTHLHSTTPALSSRQRKLPSPSPSSSKRTVQCHISPQNPNNNNTKPLKSSSPFKPLFKTLAASSAATLLFHLRSLPSPFSGGGGGGGGGSNGGGFGGNGGDGTGSDGFNDFWNKLLSPATANADEPQNQDWDAHGLPANIVVQLNKLSGFKKYKVSEILFFDRRRYTTVGTDDSFFEMVSLRPGGTYTKSQLQKELETLATCGMFEKVDMEGKTNPDGTIAVTISFAESTWQSADRFRCINVGLMPQSKPIEMDADMTDKEKLEYYRSLEKDYKRRIERARPCLLSPPVHREIMQMLRDQGKVSARLLQRIRDRVQKWYYDEGYACAQVVNFGNLNTKEVVCEVVEGDITQSNIQFLDKLGNVVEGNTQVAVVKREMPRQLRPGQVFNIEAGKQALRNINSLGLFSNIEVNPRPDEKNEGGIIVEIKLKELEQKSAEVATEWSIVPGRGGRPTLASLQPGGTITFEHRNLSGLNRSIMGSVTTSNFLNPQDDLAFKLEYAHPYLDGVYNPRNRTLRVSCFNSRKLSPVFTGGPGVDEVPPIWVDRAGVKTNITENFTRQSKFTYGLVMEEITTRDESSHICPNGQRVLPSGGISADGPPTTLSGTGIDRMAFLQANITRDNTKFLNGAIVGSRNVFQVDQGLGIGSKFPFFNRHQLTLTRFFQLKEVEEGAGNPPPPVLVLHGHYGGCVGDLPSYDAFTLGGPYSVRGYNMGEIGAARNILELAAELRIPIKGTHVYAFAEHGNDLGSSKDVKGNPTEVYRRLGHGSSYGAGVKLGLVRAEYAVDHNSGTGALFFRFGERF; translated from the exons atgcATTCCTTCGCCGCTCCAACAACCCATCTTCATTCCACAACCCCAGCTCTTTCCTCCCGACAACGCAAATTGCCTTCTCCTTCTCCCTCCTCCTCAAAACGCACCGTTCAATGTCACATTTCCCCTCAAaaccctaataataataatactaaaccCCTCAAATCCTCTTCTCCCTTCAAACCCCTCTTCAAAACCCTCGCCGCCTCCTCCGCCGCCACTCTCCTCTTCCACCTCCGCTCTCTCCCTTCCCCCTTCtccggaggaggaggaggtggtggaggcGGCTCCAACGGTGGTGGATTTGGCGGCAACGGCGGCGACGGGACCGGAAGCGATGGTTTCAACGATTTCTGGAACAAACTCTTGTCTCCGGCGACAGCCAACGCCGACGAGCCCCAAAACCAGGACTGGGACGCCCATGGCCTTCCCGCCAACATCGTCGTTCAGCTCAACAAGCTCAGCGGCTTCAAGAAGTACAAAGTCTCCGAGATCCTCTTCTTCGATCGCCGCCGCTACACCACCGTCGGAACCGACGACTCTTTCTTCGAAATGGTCTCTCTCCGGCCAGGCGGAACCTACACGAAATCGCAGCTCCAGAAAGAGCTCGAAACCCTAGCCACTTGCGGAATGTTCGAGAAAGTCGACATGGAAGGGAAAACCAACCCGGACGGCACGATTGCCGTCACCATTTCCTTCGCCGAGAGCACTTGGCAATCGGCCGATAGGTTCCGGTGCATCAATGTGGGTCTAATGCCGCAATCGAAGCCGATAGAGATGGACGCCGATATGACCGATAAGGAGAAGCTAGAGTACTACAGGAGTCTGGAGAAGGATTACAAGAGGAGGATCGAGAGGGCGAGGCCGTGTTTGTTGTCGCCGCCGGTGCACAGAGAGATAATGCAGATGTTGAGGGATCAAGGGAAAGTGAGTGCAAGGCTTTTGCAGAGGATAAGGGACCGGGTTCAGAAGTGGTACTATGATGAAGGGTATGCGTGTGCTCAGGTTGTGAACTTTGGGAATTTGAATACCAAGGAGGTGGTTTGTGAGGTGGTGGAAGGTGACATTACTCAGAGTAACATTCAGTTCTTGGATAAGCTTGGAAATGTTGTTGAAGGGAACACCCAGGTTGCTGTGGTGAAAAGAGAGATGCCCAGACAg CTTCGACCGGGCCaagtttttaacattgaggCAGGGAAGCAAGCTCTAAGGAACATAAATTCTCTAGGTCTGTTTTCAAACATTGAGGTGAACCCACGGCCTGATGAGAAGAACGAGGGAGGCATAATTGTTGAGATAAAGCTTAAAGAACTAGAACAGAAGAGTGCCGAAGTTGCTACAGAATGGAGTATTGTTCCTGGACGTGGAGGACGGCCCACTCTG GCTTCATTACAGCCTGGTGGAACTATTACTTTTGAACACCGGAATCTCAGTGGGCTAAACAGATCCATTATGGGTTCAGTGACTACCAGCAACTTCTTGAATCCTCAG GATGATCTTGCTTTTAAACTTGAGTATGCACATCCTTATTTGGATGGTGTGTATAATCCACGCAACCGTACTCTGCGAGTGAGCTGCTTCAACAGCCGGAAACTGAGCCCGGTCTTCACTGGTGGGCCAGGGGTGGATGAAGTCCCCCCTATCTGGGTTGATCGAGCTGGAGTTAAGACTAATATTACAGAG AATTTCACCCGTCAGAGCAAATTCACTTATGGACTTGTAATGGAAGAGATAACAACACGTGATGAAAGCAGTCATATCTGTCCAAATGGCCAAAGAGTGTTGCCCAGTGGAGGAATAAGTGCAGACGGACCTCCTACAACCCTCAGTGGTACTGGCATTGACCGAATGGCTTTTTTACAGGCAAACATTACACGTGATAACACCAAGTTCTTAAATGGAGCTATAGTTGGGTCAAGGAACGTATTTCAG GTAGACCAAGGCCTTGGCATTGGCAGCAAGTTTCCGTTCTTCAACCGCCACCAGCTGACATTGACACGATTTTTCCAGTTGAAGGAAGTGGAAGAAGGTGCTGGTAATCCTCCACCACCTGTCCTTGTCCTTCATGGCCACTATGGTGGCTGTGTTGGAGACCTTCCAAGTTATGATGCTTTTACCCTTGGAGGTCCCTATTCTGTGAGGGGTTACAACATGGGTGAGATAGGCGCCGCCAGAAACATCCTTGAG CTTGCAGCAGAGCTACGGATACCCATAAAAGGTACACATGTGTATGCATTTGCAGAACATGGCAATGATCTTGGAAGTTCAAAGGATGTCAAGGGAAACCCAACAGAAGTCTACAGACGGCTGGGTCATGGGTCTTCATATGGTGCTGGTGTAAAGCTAGGTCTAGTCCGAGCTGAGTATGCTGTTGATCATAACTCCGGCACTGGTGCATTGTTCTTCCGATTTGGGGAGAGGTTCTGA